The genomic DNA TCAATAGGAGCCAATAGCAGCCAATAGGAGACAATAGGAGCCAATAGCTGCCAATAGGAGCCAATAGCAGCCAATAGGAGCCAATAGCTGCCAATAGCAGTCAATAGCGGCCAAGAGCAGCCAATAGCGGCCAATAGGAGCCAACAGCAACCAATAGCGGCCAATAGCGGCCAATAGGAGCCAATAGCGGCCAATAGGAGCCAATAGGAGCCAATAGGAGAAATTAGGAGCCAATAGCTGCCAATAGGAGCCAATAGGAGCCAACAGCAGCCAATAAGAGACAATAGGAGCCAATAGGAGCCAATAGCAGCCAACAGGAGCCAACAGTGGCCAATAGGAGACAATAGCTGCCAATAGGAGTCAATAGGAGCCAATAGCAGTCAACAGGAGCCAACAGTGGCCAATAGGAGCCAATAGCTGCCAATAGGAGCCAATAGCGGCCAATAGCTGCCAATAGGAGCCAATAGCTGCCAATAGGAGCCAATAGCAGCCAATAGCTGCCAATAGGAGACAATAGCAGCCAATAGGAGCCAATAGCAGCCAATAGGAGCCAATAGGAGACAATAGGAGCCAATAGCGGCCAATAGGAGACAATAGCAGCCAATAGGAGCCAATAGCTGCCAATAGAAGCCAATAGCTGCCAATAGCAGTCAATAGCGGCCAAGAGCAGCCAATAGCGGCCAATAGGAGCCAACAGCAACCAATAGCGGCCAATAGCGGCCAATAGGAGCCAATAGCGGCCAATAGGAGCCAATAGGAGCCAATAGGAGAAATTAGGAGCCAATAGCTGCCAATAGGAGCCAATAGGAGACAATAGGAGCCAACAGCAGCCAATAAGAGACAATAGGAGCCAATAGGAGCCAATAGCTGCCAATAGGAGCCAATAGCTGCCAATAGGAGCCAATAGCTGCCAATAGGAGCCAATAGGAACCAATAGCGGCCAATAGGAGCCAATAGCGGCCAATAAGAGACAATAGGAGCCAATAGGAGCCAATAGGAGCCAATAGCAGCCAATAGGAGACAATAGGAGCCAATAGCTGCCAATAGGAGCCAATAGCAGCCAATAGGAGCCAATAGCTGCCAATAGGAGCCAATAGCTGCCAATAGCAGTCAATAGCGGCCAAGAGCAGCCAATAGCGGCCAATAGCGGCCAATAGGAGCCAATCACGGCCAATAGCGGCCAATAGGAGCCAATAGGAGAAATTAGGAGCCAATAGCTGCCAATAGGAGACAATAGGAGCCAACAGCAGCCAATAAGAGACAATAGGAGCCAATAGGAGCCAATAGCAGCCAACAGGAGCCAACAGTGGCCAATAGGAGACAATAGCTGCCAATAGGAGCCAATAGCGGCCAATAGCTGCCAATAGGAGTCAATAGCGGCCAATAGGAGTCAATAGGAGCCAATAGCAGCCAATAGGAGCCTATAGCAGCCAATAAGAACCAATAGCTGCCAATAGAAGCCAATAGCAGCCAACCCAACCCAActcaacccaacccaaccaacTCAACCCATCCCATCCAAACTCAACCCAACCCAACTTAACccaaccaacccaacccaactCAACCCATCCCAACTCAACCtaaccaacccaacccaaccaacccaaccaaacccaacccaacccaacttaacccaaccaacccaacccaaccaaacccaacccaacttaacccaaccaacccaacccaaccaacccaaccaaacccaacccaaccaacccaacccaactTAACCCAACTAACCCAACCCAACCAACCCAACTCAACCTAACCCAACCCAACTTAACCCAACTAACCCAACCAACCCAActcaacccaacccaacccaacccaactcAACCCATCCCAACTCAACCTAACCAACCCAAccaacccaaccaaaccaacccaacccaactcaacccaaccaaacccaacccaacccacaCACCCCTCTCACCTTTACTCTTATTCCTCATAGCCGACTTCAGCAGCGCAGCCTTGAGCGCAGCTTTGGTGTCATCCGAGATGGCCCCATCCCTCTTGGGCGCTATGGGGCCGCCGGCTTCCGCCTTCACCTCTATGGGCCCCTCCGGCCCGGGGCTCACCATGTCCACATCGGCACAGGGCCACGCGGTGCCATCCGGCGCCCCATTGGCGCCAACCATAGACCCCCCATTACCACCCCCATTACCACCCCCATTACCACCCCCATTGCcacccccattgacacccccattgacacccctaTTACCACCCCCATTACCACCCCTATTACCACTATTACCACCCCCATTGCCAGCCCCATTACcacccccattgacacccccattgacacccctaTTACCACCCCCATTACCACCCCTATTACCACTATTACCACCCCCATTGCCAGCCCCATTGccagccccattgacccccccattgccacCACTGCTTGGCGCTAGGCAGATGTGCCTGCGGATGCCATCGCGGCGCGCATGGAAGTCCTCAATCTCCGCCACGATGGCGGCTTTGATCTCCTCCTTGGTGAGCGCTTGGCGCTCGAAGGCGAAGTCGAACGCCGGCACACACTCGGGTTCATCATCAGGGTCATGGTACTTGGCCAGGAACGGATGCGCCAAAGCCTCCaccacactcaccctctcccgCGGGTCGAACCGCAGCATCCCCCCCAACAGCGCCAAGGCTTCGGCGTCGGCGTCGCCAAACAGCTCCTCCCACGGCACCGCGGGCCGCGGGGGGAGGCTCTGGACATAAGCCCTCACCCGCTCGGCGCCGATGGCCGCGGTTAGCGCCGGTGGCGGCGTGCCCAACACCGCCATGATCAGTTGGAGCTGGTGGATGTAGTTGCGCCCCGGGAACAGCTGCCGGCGCGCCAGCATCTCGGCGAAGATACAACCCGCGGACCACACGTCGATGGCGCGGCTGTAGCGGTGCagcgccagcagcagctccggcGCGCGGTACCAGCGCGTGGCCACGTACTCCGTCAGGAAGGGCTTGGCCTGGCGCGGGTCGGCGCCTAAGCCTCTGGCCATGCCGAAGTCGCCGATCTTGAGCTCGCAGTTCTCGTTGACCAATAGGTTGCTGGGTTTGAGGTCGCGGTGCAGGACGTTGGCGGAGTGGATGTACTTGAGGCCGCGCAGGAGCTGGTACAGGAAGTAGCGGACGTGCTCCAGCGTCAGCGGTTGGCTCGAGTGGATGATCTGGTGCAGGTCGGACTCCATCAGGTCCAGCACCACGTAgctgggagggggggaagggggttgCTATGGGGTTgctgtggggtctatggggctctatggggctctatgaggtcactatggggctctatgaggtcACTATGGGGtcgctatggggctctatggggtctctatggggctctatggggttgttatggggctctatggggctctatggggtcgctatggggctctatggggtcgctatggggctctatggggctctatggggtcgcaatggggctctatgcggcTCTATGGCGtcgctatggggctctatgggtcactGTGTTATTGCTAGGGGTTGCTATGGGGTTGCTATGGggttgctatggggctctatggggctctatggggtcgctatggggctctatgggtctctagGGGGCGctatgggttctctatgggtctctatgggtcactgTGGTATTGCTAGGGGTTGCTATGGggttgctatggggctctatggggttgttatggggctctatggggtcgctatggggctctatggggtcgctatggggctctatggggtcgctatggggctctatgcggcTCTATGGCGtcgctatggggctctatgggtcactGTGGTATTGCTAGGGGTTGCTATGGGGTTGCTATGTGGtcgctatggggctctatggggctctatggggtcgcaatggggctctatgcggcTCTATGGCGtcgctatggggctctatgggtcactGTGGTATTGCTAGGGGTTGCTATGGggttgctatggggctctatggggctctatggggtcgctatggggctctatgggtctctagGGGGCGctatgggttctctatgggtctctatgggtcactgTGGTATTGCTAGGGGTTGCTATGGggttgctatggggctctatggggtcactatggggctctatgggtctctatggggttgctatggggctctatggggt from Melopsittacus undulatus isolate bMelUnd1 chromosome 29 unlocalized genomic scaffold, bMelUnd1.mat.Z SUPER_29_unloc_1, whole genome shotgun sequence includes the following:
- the MAPK7 gene encoding LOW QUALITY PROTEIN: mitogen-activated protein kinase 7 (The sequence of the model RefSeq protein was modified relative to this genomic sequence to represent the inferred CDS: deleted 1 base in 1 codon), which translates into the protein MGLSPYRPISMGLTPTCGSQMAEPGGGLALLKARALDVTFEVGDDYDVIETIGTGAYGVVSSARRRDTGQPVAIKKIPNAFDVVTSAKRTLRELKILKHFKHDNIIGIKDILRPRGPERDFRSVYVVLDLMESDLHQIIHSSQPLTLEHVRYFLYQLLRGLKYIHSANVLHRDLKPSNLLVNENCELKIGDFGMARGLGADPRQAKPFLTEYVATRWYRAPELLLALHRYSRAIDVWSAGCIFAEMLARRQLFPGRNYIHQLQLIMAVLGTPPPALTAAIGAERVRAYVQSLPPRPAVPWEELFGDADAEALALLGGMLRFDPRERVSVVEALAHPFLAKYHDPDDEPECVPAFDFAFERQALTKEEIKAAIVAEIEDFHARRDGIRRHICLAPSSGGNGGVNGAGNGAGNGGGNSGNRGGNGGGNRGVNGGVNGGGNGAGNGGGNSGNRGGNGGGNRGVNGGVNGGGNGGGNGGGNGGGNGGSMVGANGAPDGTAWPCADVDMVSPGPEGPIEVKAEAGGPIAPKRDGAISDDTKAALKAALLKSAMRNKSKDPPCAPSDPPECRRPVTAAERQREREEKRRRRQERAKEREKKQRERERREPQGRGDGLQGLVLTDDDRHLLERWTRMATGPSPAPPPPAPQQPPELCPTTCGAATEGWGEVWGEGSGGAVGHDADVATVTQQLSKSQVEDLLPPVFSVTPKGSGAGYGVGFDLEEFLSQSLDMVGDPKESQGDSAPLSASLLADWLEVHRLSPASLESLQRDLQLGSPMILSDDLPDP